The sequence ACAAATAACAAGAGAATTCTTGTTAAATAACTTATCGTCCTCTCTTCCAAATACCAGGATCAATCCTGGTCGTTCATAAGTACTAGACCGCCATAAAGACCACCGTGATCTTGAAGTTCACCCTTTTTTATTTCCGGGACATCGGTAAATATTTTCATAACATTCTGCAGTTCTGTCTTCACTGCCTCTATAGGGATGGAGGGGTCTCCAACTATCATCGGACCTCCGAGTATCAACACCTCCGGCGACCAGTGCAAAATAGAGTTGTGTAAACCTACTGCCAGATCTCGCGCGGCTTTATTCCAAACCTCTTTATCAGTAACTTCATACGGCTCTACGTCGAAACGTCTCTTAAATGCCGCACCTGAAACCAGATCTTCAAGTGTCTCTCGGGTTTCAATATTCAATATTTGGTGCCCCGGCTCAAAACCAAATTTTCCGTCATCAAGTCTACCGTCAATAAATCTAGACCCACCGACACCGGTACTAACCGTCATATATACTGTGATCTTGTATCCTTTACCCGCCCCAAATATAGACTCTCCAAGACCAACAACCGAAGAGTCATTGTCAGTAATTATTCGCGCGCTCGAATGCTTAGCAAACTCTTCTTTTACATCCAAACCGACCCACTCTTTTAAATTTGAGGAATTAACTATTTTAGTCTTCTCTTCATTAAAAACAGCAGCGATCCCTCCTGCTACCTTTTCTATAGATTCGCCACGAGCCACTTCAAGAGAAAGCTCAGCGAGAAGTGCCACACCTTCTTCCGGATTTTGAGGAGTAGCTACCGAAAGCGGCTCGCTAAAAGTCTCTTCGCCGGTAACTCTTGCAACTCTCATTTTACTGCCTCCTATATCAAAAACTATGTTTACCATAATATTATTCTCGTTTGTTTTCTAAGTAGTCTTTATTTAGACACATTATTATTCTAGCAATAAAACAGAAAGTTGTGTTAATGGAAATTTGGCTATTAAGTTGATCTTTCCTGTCAAGTGAATAATCATTTTCACAAATTGACAACTATATATTCAATACGTACCATTTAGTTTGCTCAAACATCTAGAAAGTTGGGCATTATTTTTTATATGGAAAAAAACCAAACAGAAAAGGATATCATTCTATTCGTAGGTGCTCTCACGAAGGGTATTGTACGTAGCATTGATGAATTTAAAAAGAAACATAAAGGTAAATACCGGATTGCACTCTTAAAATCAAACAAACGTAAAAACCCCGACACACCTGAGGAACTTGAAACGTTTGACATTATTCTGACGTGCAACTTTGATTCACGAAAATCAATTGTAAAAGCTCTTAAGCCAATAGAGAGCGACCTTGTTGCGGTTTCCTGCCGTGCGGAATCAAAGATCCCTGCTCTTGCCCAGGTCGTCCCCCACGTCCCCTATCTACGTACTCCAACCTCCGAGTCACTAGAATGGAGCACCAATAAGGTTGAAATGCGCCGCCGTCTCCTGGCCTATGACCCAAAGATCACCCCAGCTTTTACTGTAGTCCGCGACTCAACTAAAAAAACCCTTAAAAAAATTGAAGAAAATGTTGGCTTTCCGCTTGTTATTAAACCTTCTGGCCTTGCTCAGAGCCTACTCGTAACTATTTGTTTTCATCAAGACGAGCTTGAGAAATCTCTCAACCGGGTCTTTCGCAAAATTAATCGCCTTCACAAAGATACTGAGGGTCGTGGTAAGCCGCAGGTACTTGTCGAGCGGTTTATGGAAGGTGAAATGTACTCCGTTGATGCATACATCAACTCGCGTGGCAAAGTATATTTTTGCCCCATGGTTCATATCAAGACTGGACGCGCTATTGGTTTTGATGATTTCTTTGGTTACCAACAGATAACCCCAACCAACCTCTCAAAAAAAAGCATTAGAGATGCTCGAGAAGCGAGTGAGAAAGCCGTTCGCGCTTTGGGGCTACGCTCTTCTACTGCCCATATCGAGCTTTACAAGACTGAGCAGGGCTGGAAGATTATCGAACTGGGCCCACGCATTGGTGGTTTTAGAAACATCATGTACAAACTCTCTTATGATATAGATCATACAGAGAACGATATTTTTATTCGTATCCCAAAGCAGCCCAAAGTACCGCAGAAGAAGCTAGGCTATACTGCCGTACTCAAAATTTTCGCAGAAAAA comes from Candidatus Campbellbacteria bacterium and encodes:
- a CDS encoding ROK family protein, which encodes MVNIVFDIGGSKMRVARVTGEETFSEPLSVATPQNPEEGVALLAELSLEVARGESIEKVAGGIAAVFNEEKTKIVNSSNLKEWVGLDVKEEFAKHSSARIITDNDSSVVGLGESIFGAGKGYKITVYMTVSTGVGGSRFIDGRLDDGKFGFEPGHQILNIETRETLEDLVSGAAFKRRFDVEPYEVTDKEVWNKAARDLAVGLHNSILHWSPEVLILGGPMIVGDPSIPIEAVKTELQNVMKIFTDVPEIKKGELQDHGGLYGGLVLMNDQD
- a CDS encoding ATP-grasp domain-containing protein is translated as MEKNQTEKDIILFVGALTKGIVRSIDEFKKKHKGKYRIALLKSNKRKNPDTPEELETFDIILTCNFDSRKSIVKALKPIESDLVAVSCRAESKIPALAQVVPHVPYLRTPTSESLEWSTNKVEMRRRLLAYDPKITPAFTVVRDSTKKTLKKIEENVGFPLVIKPSGLAQSLLVTICFHQDELEKSLNRVFRKINRLHKDTEGRGKPQVLVERFMEGEMYSVDAYINSRGKVYFCPMVHIKTGRAIGFDDFFGYQQITPTNLSKKSIRDAREASEKAVRALGLRSSTAHIELYKTEQGWKIIELGPRIGGFRNIMYKLSYDIDHTENDIFIRIPKQPKVPQKKLGYTAVLKIFAEKEGTITSIKGIKKLNGLESLHRFKTNKRIGDKATFAKHGGKSIFNITLFNKDRSRLLADIRRIEQGVNIEVK